The Desulfobaculum xiamenense DNA window TTCGCGCATGCATTCAAAAGTAGCCGAGACTGTGCAGCATCTCCAGCTTGGCTTCCTTGTCCTGATCACGCCCGGCGCGTTCCGGTTCCGAAGCGTCCGACCTGCGCGTGCAGGGCATGCAGCCGAGCGAACGGTAGCCATCGGCGTAGAGCGAGCAGTATGGGAGAGCTTTATCAATGATATATGCCCACACGTCCATCTCCGTGAATGCCAACACGGGATGCGCCAACAGATGCTCAGGATGTTCCCGCCGCTCGACGCATGGCCTCTCCTGCCGGGACGCGTGCTCGTCGGCACGGATGCCGGTAAACAGCACCCGCACGCCGTTTTCGGCCAGCGCGCGCTGTAGCGGACGGACCTTGAGATCACGACAGCAGGCCACCTTGTCCACGGCCAGCGGATACCCGGCCAGTTCGACCTCGGGCCGCGCCACGACAAGCTCCACGTCCCACTGTCGGGCCACCTCGTCGCGCAGGGCGATGACCTCGGGAAACTTGCATCCGGTATCGATATTCACCGCCCGCAGCGGCGCTCCCGGCGCATAACTGCGCAGACACTCCCGCCACAGGGCAAGGGCCACCGTGGAATCCTTGCCGCCGGTCCATGCCACGGCAATCTCCTCCGGCGCGGCCAACTCCGCCATGGAGCGCATGAAGGCCACACAGGCCTCAGCCTTTTCGGCAAGCGTCTTGGCAGTGCGCTCCAGTTGCGGTAGACTCGTCTTCATAACGACATATCCTCTGTTCGGTATTCGCGCCTTGCGGCGCAGGCACAGGGATAGCGCAGCGGCCCGCCGCCGACAACCCGGCAGGGACCGAAGAAGCGGGGATTTTTCCACCTTTCGAAAAAAAGCGCTTGACGGTGAAGACGGAAAACCATACACACCTTTTCGCGCCAACGACGTGGGCCCGTAGCTCAGCTGGATAGAGTGCCTGGCTACGAACCAGTAGGTCGCAGGTTCGAATCCTGCCGGGCCCACCACGCAAGTACAGCCTCGAAGCAACCGCTTCGAGGCTTTTTCATTTTCCGCCCCCGCGCAGCCAGTGACAAGCGCCGCCACCGCTGATACTCTTGCCTCGCTTCCGAAAACCAGCCATCAAGCGAGGCTACGATGCTTCACGTATTCCGTTCAGTCCTTGCGCTCCTCATTCTCGCCGCCTTTCTGACGGCCAGTCCGGCCATGGCCGAAGATTTCCTCGGCAAAAGCCGCGGCCAGACCATCTACGTGCCGAGCTACTCGCACATCTACCACGGCATGAAGAACCGAAGCGTCCAGCTCACCACCATGCTCAGCGTGCGAAACACCAACCCCCGCGAGACCATCACCCTGACCGCCGTGAAATACTACGACACGGACGGCAACCTCGTGCGCAACTACCTGCCCGAGCCCGTCTCCGTGGGCTCGATGGCCACGCGCGAGTTCATCGTCGCCCTCAAGGATACGCAGGGCGGCTCCGGCGCGAATTTCATCGTGGAGTGGACTTCCGACAAGCAGGTGACCAACCCCATCGTCGAAACGCTCATGATCAGCACGGAATCGAGCCTTGGCATCTCCTTCCTGTGCGAGGGACGAGTCATCGCGGAGCGCGACGGCACCAAGAGGTGATCTGCGTCGCCCTTCCATGTTTTTTCAGAAAGTTCTTGACGGCGAGGGGTGAAACGCCTAAATCCCCTTTCGCGCCAACGACGTGGGCCCGTAGCTCAGCTGGATAGAGTGCCTGGCTACGAACCAGTAGGTCGCAGGTTCGAATCCTGCCGGGCCCACCACGAAAGTCCGCCCCGAAGCATCAGCTTCGGGGCTTTTTCATGTTCGACGTCCAGAATGGCGTGTTCGCGATGCATCAACCGGGCGGGCACCCCTACACTGAGCCTCGCGAACCTCACGTGCAGAAAATTGCCTCGTTGCGAAATTGTTTCACAAAAGTTCTTGACGGCGAGGGGCGAAACGCCTAAATCCCCTTTCGCGCCAACGACGTGGGCCCGTAGCTCAGCTGGATAGAGTGCCTGGCTACGAACCAGTAGGTCGCAGGTTCGAATCCTGCCGGGCCCACCACGAAAATCCGCCCCGAAGCATCAGCTTCGGGGCTTTTTTATGTTCAACGTCCTAAATGCACGCCATCACGCCACCCGCCCGGCACGCCGCGCACAGAACCGCACACCGCTCATCATTCTAAACACACCCCGCCGACGAGAGGGAGCCGCACCACGAAGCGCGCCCCCGGCCCGGCGTCCTCCACACGCAACTCCCCGCCATGCTTGCGCGTGACGATGAAGTACGACACGGAAAGGCCAAGCCCAGTCCCATCTCCCGGCGAGCGCGTGGTGTAGAACGGCTCGAAGACGCGCCTGCGCTCACTCTCGGGAACGCCGGGACCATTGTCCTCAACCTCGATGACGGCAAAATTCCCTTCCTTGCGCGTGCACACGCCGATGACAGGCTCCGGCACGCTGGCGACGGCCTGTGCGGCATTGCGCAACAGGTTCAGGACCACCTGTTCGATGTCGGCCCGCACGCAGGGCACGCACTCCACGCCCGCCCCATTCTCGCGCTCCACACGAACCATGGAAAAATCCACCTGCCGCGCAAGGCTCTCGTCCGTAGCGACCAGCTCCAGCGAACGCGACACGCATTCCGCGAGGTCGCACGGCTCAAGCCGGATAGCCCCCACGTCGCCAAGCTCCAGCATCCCGCGCACGATTCCCGCCGCTCGATTCCCGGCATCGCGTATACCGTCGAGCATGCGGAAAATCCCCCGCTCGTACAAATAGGCCCGCACCTGCGGCAAGCCCACCCCCACCCGTTCGGCGGCAATCAGATTGCCCTTCACAGCATCGGACAGCCTGCGCTCCACATTCTGGGCGCTCTGGAGGATGGCCCCCAGCGGATTGTTCAGCTCATGCGCCATACCCGCAGCCAGCCCCCCAAGCGCCTGCATCTTCTCGTTCTGGACCATCATGTCTCGCATGCGCCGCGCTTCGGTGACATCACGCACAATGGCCTGCACATACTTTCCGTCGCCCACCGCATATCCCGCGAGCGAAACCTCCGCCTCGAAGGAAGTTCCGTCCGCGCGCACATGCTCCCAATCAAAAACGCACGCCTCGCCGCGCTCGGCCATGTCGAACAGCTCGCCAGCGCGCACGGAGGACAACTCGCCTCCGGGCTGCCTACGAACCGAAAGCGATGCTGGCGTACGCCCCACAAGCTCCTCGAAATCAAGCCCAAACAGCCGCTGCGCACTGCTGTTGCAATCGACGATACGCCCTCCGCGCACGATGAGAATGGCGTCGTGCGCGGATTCGAACAGCAGACGGTAGCGGGCCTCACTCTCGCTGAGCGCCTTTCGTGCGGCCCGCCGTTCCGTCACGTCATCCCCGAAGCCGACAATCTCGACAAGATCGCCACGCGGCCCGTAGCGATTCATGGACGTCCAGACGACGGTGCGCCGCATTCCGTCCGCCGTGGTCAGCACCATTTCATATCCGCCCACATCGCCGCCTTCCATCCGCTCGAAGAGTCTGTCGATCTGCGCCCGCTCATCACCGGGGTAGAACGTGTCCCACCAGTTGCGCCCGACAAGCTGCTCCGTGGTCCACCCGGTCACCTGTTCGCCGAAGGGATTGATGAAATTCGTCGTGCCGTCGGGCGCGACACCGCAAATGACGGCCGGAGTTCGCGCGATGAGATCGGCGGACCGGTCGCGCTCGTACATCACGGCCGCTCGCGAGCGGCGAAGAATGATGACTGATGTCGAAAGAACAAAGGTCATGACCACGGCCAGCCCGAGTGTGCCGCCGAACATGAACGCCGCCGCCCGCTTGATGCGCACCTCGTCCGGCGGCCGACCGATGATGCGCGAACCGGCGGGAAGATCGGCCTCGGCCAGACCATAACGATGCAATTGGGCGTAATCGAAGGTAAACACGCCGGCGACATCTCCAACCACGGGGATGTTCGCAGGCGATTCCCCGCCGAGGATTCGGGCCGCCAGCCGCGCCGCAGCCCGTCCCTGCTCGTATCCGCAAGCGCACTTGCCGCCAAGCACACCCCGCCCAATGAGCAATTCCGTCCTGTCGAAGACCGGCACGGGACTCGTTCGGAGAATGGCCGAAATCTGCTCCTGCGAGACATCATCGCCGACCATATCCTTCCAAAACGAAAGAAAGAACACGAAGGAATCGCGCGGAAGTTCCGGAATGCGCGCCCGCAGATCGCCCACAGTGACATCGCGCAGCAGCAGAACGGGAAGATCGGAATGCTCCTGCGCCACCACGTCCATAAAGGCTTCGAGATTTATCTCGCCGGTCGGGGTCCGGTCCGCAATCACGTAGACCCACGCGACATCCGGCAAAAGTCGACGGGCAAGGTGCAACGTTTCCGAATACTCCACGCGCTCGACAACGCCGGTCACGTTGCCCGCAGTGCCGAGCATTTCAGGCGAGTATCCGTTCACCCCGCAGAAGACGATGGCGGCGTCCGGAAACAGCGTACGGCCATGCTCCACGGCAAAACGAAGCGCCGTGTTGTCTGAAACGAGGACCACTGCGAAGCGCGTTCGACGATATTTGCGGTAATAGGCATCCCGCAAGGCATGCAGATAAGCGGGGCTGTGGTCGCGCTTGGTGTCCATATACTCGACGAACACGTCCAGATCGCCGAAGTCGTCGAGCACCTCGCGATACCCGCGCATGATGTTCTCGGTCCACAGCGACGGATGGTAGGAATGCAGGAAGAGCACCGCCCGCCGCCCCTGAAGATCGGACGAAGCGGCGCAGGGCAGGATCGTCGAAACGATAACGCACGCGGCACAAAACGCAATGAAACCACTCCAACCGCCGTGACGGCGAATGAAGACCGGCCAGGGAAAATAATCCATCCGGTGAGCCTCCGAGCGGAGAAATCGTCAAGTCGGCATGCACCAACCGCATGTTCCGAACCGAGCACCCGATTCTATCGAACAAGTTGTATCGCAAACCAAAACGCTCGACAACACGGATGGCCGTCAAACATTGCCTTTCGCCCGACGCTGGGATAGAAAAAAGTCAGCGGCTCGTTTCCCATCCGGGGAAAACGCTCTTGCTTCACCATACATTTCAGGCGACTACGACAATGCACAGCGACCCGATCGGCACACCTTTCCAGCGCGTCAAACGCAACATCGCGCGAGCCTCGAACCATTTGAACAAGAACGACTTCCTGAAGGCGGTGGACGCCGCCCGGACCGCCTTTGCGCTCGTCCCAGCATGCACTACCGTCGTCGGCCAGCAGAAGATCGAACTGCGCTTCATGCTCGAGGAATTCTGCGACAAGTTCAGCAACACGCCAGGCATCCTGCTCATCCTCTCGCGCATGAAGATGCGCGCCAGACCCTACCTGAAGTTCGTGAACGGCAATCACGAGATGATCGCCAGCAGGCTTGAGATCTTCGGTACGCGCCTTGAGGACATGGAGCGGGAAAAGGTGGAGCGCCACGAACTCCAGCGCGATGCGCGCCGAAAGGAGCTTCTGGACAAGGGACAGCAGTGCCTCGACTCCGGCGAAACGCCTCGCGGAAAGGCCTACCTGCGCCGTGTTGCCGAAGAGTTTGGCGACGAACCCGGCGTAGTGACCGACGTGGGCAAACGCATGCTCGCCGCGGAGCTTTTCCCAGAGGCTGCCGAAATTCTTGAGGAAAGCCGCAGCCGCTTCCCCGGGGATAGCGAGGCCTATCAGCACTGCGTGCACGCCTATCTGGGCATGGGCGAGTTCGCCAAGGCGGAGGCCGTCTACAAGGACGCGCTACGCCAATTCGGCAACCACCCCATCACCCTGCTCAACTTAAGCAAGCTCTACCTCGCGTGGCGAAAGCGCGACGAGGCCTACGACTACGCCCGCCGCGCCCTAGAGGCCGACCCCTCGCTCGACGAGGCGCGGGCCATCATGGATAGGACAGCCTAGCCCCGCGCTGGCCACATCACTCATTCCAGACACAACGGATCGAACGCATGGATCTTAAGGCGAGCATCGCTCGTGCATGGCGCACGGCCAAGGAAGAAGGCCGCGACATGGTCGTCGGCAAGGAACGCGGAACGGGCTGGATCATCCTGCCCATGGACGACTCCCGCTCGGACATGATGGACCCGAGCATCATCGTGACCCCCACCGGACTGCGCTACCCGGACGACCACGACACCGTGGCACAACTCATCGCGCGGGGAGAGTGAGGCCTCGCCTCAAAACGGCTGCGCCCGCCCCAAGCGTTCCACCCGCACCAGCTCTGCGGTGAAATGCCCGGCAAACCCGGCAACCACGGCCTGAACGCGAATGCGAAGCGGCAGGCGCAGTTGATCCCCACTCGCCCAGATGAGCCATTCGCCATCCCCCCACGGCACGAACGGTCCATCCAGCCCAGCCATACGCACGGCGAAAAGCTCGGCGTCGCGCCAACCGCCACGGGTACGGATGCGCTCGCGCCCCATGCGGACAACGGCCATGTCGTCGTCCCGCAGGCCGTCAGACACACGGGCACCAAACACATCCCCACCTCCGCCGACCGCCCGGCGTAGAAGATACAGTACCGCCAGCGGATCGGACACCGCGCCCACATCCTCGCGCCGCGTCACGTCGCCGTTCTCGTCGTGCCGGACGCTCCCCGTCCCCTCGACATCGAACCACGTCTCGAACCCGCTTTGCACACGCCCCTCACGCACCTGTCGCGCATAACGGCACGAGCGCGCGAACCCGTCGCGGGACTCGGACTCCACCCGATCACGCACCTTCGCGAACATGTCCGCCAGCGCGTTGGAACGGGCCTGAAGCGTCACCCGGCAGCCCCCGCACACCCCGTCGACGGCGCTGGTCTCCAGCGTGGCGGAACCTACGGGCAGCGGCCCCCAATGCAAGTAGAATTCAAGACGTTCGGACACGCCGCCGCAGTCCCCGGCACGGGCGCAGGGCACCAGCCACAGCGCAGCGACAAGCGCCACCGCGCACGCGCAGGCCAGGCACCGCGCAAACCCGGCGCACCTAGACCATGGCAAGCCGACTGTCCGCACGGGCAAGGCGACGCGCCGCAATGCGATAGAAATGAACCATGAGCGGAAAGACCACGGACAGGTCGAGACCGGACAGGGCCGTCACATGCATCCGAAACAGCAGGCTCGGCTCCACAGTCTCGACGTCGGCGGTACGCGGCTCATGCATGAGCGCCCCCATCTCGCCAAACACGGCCCCACGGGTCAGTTCGTCGAGAGGGCGGCCGCCCTTGGCGATGCGCACACGCCCCTCCACCACCACGAAGAAATCATGCCCGGCCTCGCCCTCGCGCACGACACGCTCCCCGGCTGGGCAGCGCAGCCACGCCCCGCTGGCCAGCACCTTTTGCCGCGCCTCGGACGCCGCGAAGACCTCGAAGAACGGGATATCGCCAAGCCTCTCGATCACATCGCCCCCAGGATCAGAGACGACAAAGCGCTCCATTCCCCGCTCGTCAATCTGCATCACGCACCTCCCTCGCCGTCGTCGCCTCTTCGGCGCTACGTCAGGCCCCATTTCGCACCCCACACAGAGCCGCGCCATGGGCCCGAAACACGAAAGGCCGGCTAGGCCGGCCTTTCGTCGCGTTCCTTGTGGGCCGCTACCGCGAAATCGCTTCGGCAGGGCAGGAATCAATGGCTTCCTGCACGCATTCGTCGGTACTGTTCGGATTCTTCACCACAGCCTTCTCGCCATCGGCGTCCATTTCGAAAACGTCGGGGCACAGCTCAACGCAGGACTCACAGCCCATGCAAGCTTCCTCGTCAATCCTGATAGCCATAACATTGCCTCCATGCACGTTTTTTTGAAATACACACCATTCATACATGCAACGAACCGTTCTTGACCAGTGGAATTTTTCATTTCGCAAAACACTGCCCAGCCGCCGATTTTCTTCCGCCGTACCCACCTCGCGGAGAACGCGCCCCCTCACCGTTCGAGCCGAAACCCGCCCAAACGCCCCGCCCTGCCCACCTCCTTGGCCGAGGCAGAGCAACCGCTGCAACACCCCGCACCCCCTTGACAAAAGAGTTCCCCGTTTCTAGGATGCGCTACTCATCCATAGGCTCCGGCGTCCGATACGGCACCCGCTTCATGCAGTCCACGAGTGAGGCAACGCACATGCATATTCTGCTGGTCGAAGACGAATGCATCACGCGCGAAAGTGCACGCCTGTCCCTTGAGGACAGAGGCTACACTGTCACCGCCGTCGAAAACGGCAAGCGGGCCATCGAGGCGCTCTGCGCCCATCCCTGCGACCTCGTACTCATGGACATCAAGATGCCCGTCATGGACGGCATGGAGGCCGCCCGCAAGATCAGAAGCGAGTTGACCTGCGGCACCGCCATCCCGATCATCGCCCTCACCGCCTACAACAGCCGCGACTTCGACGACTACCGCGCCGCAGGCTTCACCGACTGGATCGAAAAGCCCTACAACAGCAACGACCTCGTCCGAAAAATACGCGAACTCACTTAATCCCCGCGCGCCTGCCTTCCACCGCAAAAAACATCCCCATCGAGATCGCCACGTTGGGGCACACACGCCAAAAAGCTTCCCCCACGGGGATAAACCCCGCGCCCAAAATGCCGATTCAGCATGATGAGGCGTCGTTTTCGGTTTTTCCCGCAAGGGAGGAAGCATCCATGAGCAGCTTCAGCATCGGGTCGGCGAGCGCATCCCCGTTCGTATCCAAAAACACGTTCGGGGCCGCCGTCGTCACTAAAACAATCGACACCATGAACCAGTCTGGCACAGCTTCGGCCAATGCACTCGCGCCGACGGACAAGACCACCTTCGGCGCACAGGTCGTCAGCAAGACGCTGGACTACATGAACCAGGGAGCTTTGGGAGGGAAAAGCGACCACAGCTATGATTTTCAGAAGAGCGTCCTTGGAGCCGCATACTCCGGCAAGGGCTCCCTCTTCTCGAAGATTGCATGAGTGCGGGCACAAACCGCCAATGACGCCATTCACGGAAAAACCCCGTCAGGCTGGGCCTGACGGGGTTTTCTCATCGGCAACCGGGGAAGGAAGCCGAAAATGCGACGCACCGCGCCGAAATGCAATGCGGGCCGCGCCAGTGGCGCGGCCCGCACAAAAAACTATTCCTCGTCCTCGTCCAGATCGATGAGGCCCTTGGAACCAGCGAACGCGACGAACTTTCCGAGGGCCTGCTCGCCATCGGAGAAGACCTCGATGATCTCGTTGGCGGAGCTGCCGCCATAGACGTTGTTCACGAAATCCTTGATGCCGAGGGCAACAGCCATCTGCACAAGCTGCTCGTATTCCTCGGTTTCCGTCAGGAGTGCGTAAAGGCCTCCCTCCAGCTGCTCAAGAAGCTCTTCCTTGTTCATCTCCTCAAGCGGCAAGCTTTCTTCCGTCACCATGCGACACTCCTTGGGGCACATTTCGTTTTCGGCTCTACAGCCGTACAATTGCTTCAAAACTCGTTTCCGGCGTCATCGGCACCGCAAATGCGATGTTGCACTCAGAGCGAGTGATTACTCCATATCAACAAAAAACGCCATACGCTCCGACAAATAGTCGAAAATGAATGCTACACCGTGAAATCACGAATCATTCACCGTCATGCAACAGGGTTTTCCCCCGCCACACAACGTTTTTTCCTTCCTCCACCCGCCGACTCAAACACGTATGCCACTCAAAAAACATGGCAAACGCCAACACACTCAATGCGCAGGACGCACACCAAGCGCTTCCGGCTTGGCCCGGGCAAGGAAGGAGACAACGAAGGACACCACGCACCCCTCCACCGCCGCCACCGGCAAATGCGCGATGAAAAGCGTCTGCGCAGCGGGGATGAGCGCGTCGCCCGACAGCCCGAGGGATACCGCCGTCAGCAGCCCGGACGCGAGCACAGCGAACGCTCCGCACAGAAACGCCCCCACATTGCGCCGCACTGTGGCCTCGGAAATCATGAGCGGACGAAACAGGTAGAAGCACACCACGGCCGGCGCCGCCATATTGAAGGTGTTCGCGCCAAGGGCCGTCAGCCCACCGTACTGGAACAGCACGGCCTGCAGGGTCAAGCCTATCAGGATTGCCGGAAAGGCCGCCCAACCGAGCATGGCCCCCAGAAGACCGTTGAGCACCAAATGCGCGCTGGACGGACCAATGGGCACATGGATGAGCGATGCCACGAAGAAGACTGCGGAAAGTATGGCCACATGCATGAGCCTGTCGTAATCCACCCGCCGCAACCCCACGGCCGTTCCCACGGCCGCCAGCACCACCCCGCCAAGCAGAACGGGCGTGGACAGAACGCCTTCGGAGATGTGCATACGTCCTCCTTGATGATTCCCCGTCCCATTACACGAAACGACCTGCCGTGTCACCGTGAAAGCCCATGAAAACCGCAGAGTACATTTTGCCTTGCAGTACAGGGTTTTCCAACCATCCATACATCCGCACGGACCGGCAGCGGCATAAAATCATCATCGAGCGGCACGCGAAGCGATGGCCGCACGAGCATCAGCGGCTACGGCGCAAGGGTAATCCTGCGCGACGCATCGGACGCGACGCCACATCGGACCAACCGTCTTGCGACAAACCATGCGCCCTGCTACTGTCGATGCACTGTCATGATTTCCATGCGTCCCTGCATGCATACCGCATCCGTTCACAATGAAAGGAGGCCCGGCATGAAACGAAAAATTTCCCTCATCCTCTGCGCGGCCGCGCTCGCATGCGTGTGGCTCGTCCCGGCGGGCGCAACCAGCCCGAAGGCCCCGCAGGAGCCGATCACCATCGAGGTCCCCGAGGGCAACACACCCACCAAACCGCCCGTGGTCTTCCCGCATCTGCGGCACGAAGCACTCGACTGTACGGCCTGCCACCACAAGTGGGACAAGACCGCCGACATCGTGAAGTGCAAGAATTCCGGCTGTCATGACCAGTTCCCGGACAAGAAGAGCGACCGCTCCCACTACCGCGCCTATCACGCGCAGGGAAAGCAGAGCTGCCTTGGCTGTCACAAGGAAATGAAGAAGGAAAAGGCCGCCACGGGTCCCGTCGTCTGCAAGGAGTGCCACAAGGAATAAATGCATTGGACGCCGATGCCAACGCGAAACGTGGCGCATCGGCGTCCATTCGGCATCCTGCGGCGAAAAGCGCCCCGGCGGCGCTCTTTTACCTGAACGGATAGTGTGCTATCCATAAAGGCACTTCGGGGAAACATCGCTGACAGGAAACATACAGGAGCACGCCCCATGCCGACGAAGAAGAAGGACGTCAAGCGCATCGACACGACCATCCAGACGCTTGGCCCCGCCAAGATTCCTTCCAACATGCCCTATTGCAGGTTCATGGAGGACTCGGCAGCCACGCAGGTCAACTTCGCGGAGGATCTGGACGACGGAGCGAGCGCAAGCCAGACCCTCAAGCTCGAACTGGCCGGCCCGCGCAAGAATACCTATTTTGACCCGTCCAAGACGAAATGCGCCATCGTGACCTGCGGGGGCCTCTGCCCCGGCATCAACGACGTGATCAGGGCCATCGTCATGGAAGCCCACCACAACTACAACGTAGCGGCGACGCTCGGCATCCGCTACGGACTGCAAGGCTTCATTCCCAAATACGGGCACCCCATCGAGGAGCTCACGCCCCGTTCCGTGTCGGACATCCACATGTTCGGCGGCACCATCCTCGGCTCCTCGCGCGGGCCGCAGCCCGCCGACGAAATCGTGGACGCGCTGGAACGGATGAACATCTCCGTGCTCTTCCTCATCGGCGGAGACGGAACCATGCAGGCCGCAGCCTCACTCCTCAAGGAAATCCAAGACAGAAATCTCAAAATCTCGGTCATCGGCATCCCGAAGACCATCGATAACGACATCAATTTCATCTACCAGTCCTTCGGCTTCGACACGGCGGTCGAGGCGTCCACCATCGCCATCAACTGCGCCCACACCGAGGCCACCGGTGCCTACAACGGCATCGGCATGGTCAAGCTCATGGGCCGCGAATCCGGCTTTATCGCCGCGCAGGCCTCTCTGGCGCTCAAGGTCGTCAATTTCGTGCTCGTCCCGGAAGCTCCCTTCACTCTCGAAGGCGAGGGCGGATTGCTTGAAGGCCTGGAACGCCGCCTCGCGGACCGAGGGCACGCGGTCATCGTCGTGGCCGAGGGCGCCGGGCAGGACATCAGCAAGACCTCCGGCGAAACCGACGCCTCGGGCAACCCCATCCTCGGCGACATCTGCACCGTGCTGCGCCGGGAGATCAAGGCCCACTTCGAGCGCAAGGGCATCGAGCACACGCTCAAGTTCATCGACCCGAGCTACATCATCCGCTCGGTCCCGGCCAACGCCAACGACAGGGTCTACTGCGGATTCCTCGGCCAGCATGCCGTCCACGCGGCCATGTCGGGCAAGACCGGCATGGTCATCAGCAAGATGCGCGGGCATTTCATCCATCTGCCCCTGCACCTCGTCACCGGCCAGCGCCGC harbors:
- a CDS encoding phosphoadenosine phosphosulfate reductase family protein, which gives rise to MKTSLPQLERTAKTLAEKAEACVAFMRSMAELAAPEEIAVAWTGGKDSTVALALWRECLRSYAPGAPLRAVNIDTGCKFPEVIALRDEVARQWDVELVVARPEVELAGYPLAVDKVACCRDLKVRPLQRALAENGVRVLFTGIRADEHASRQERPCVERREHPEHLLAHPVLAFTEMDVWAYIIDKALPYCSLYADGYRSLGCMPCTRRSDASEPERAGRDQDKEAKLEMLHSLGYF
- a CDS encoding DUF3124 domain-containing protein — encoded protein: MLHVFRSVLALLILAAFLTASPAMAEDFLGKSRGQTIYVPSYSHIYHGMKNRSVQLTTMLSVRNTNPRETITLTAVKYYDTDGNLVRNYLPEPVSVGSMATREFIVALKDTQGGSGANFIVEWTSDKQVTNPIVETLMISTESSLGISFLCEGRVIAERDGTKR
- a CDS encoding PAS domain S-box protein, giving the protein MDYFPWPVFIRRHGGWSGFIAFCAACVIVSTILPCAASSDLQGRRAVLFLHSYHPSLWTENIMRGYREVLDDFGDLDVFVEYMDTKRDHSPAYLHALRDAYYRKYRRTRFAVVLVSDNTALRFAVEHGRTLFPDAAIVFCGVNGYSPEMLGTAGNVTGVVERVEYSETLHLARRLLPDVAWVYVIADRTPTGEINLEAFMDVVAQEHSDLPVLLLRDVTVGDLRARIPELPRDSFVFFLSFWKDMVGDDVSQEQISAILRTSPVPVFDRTELLIGRGVLGGKCACGYEQGRAAARLAARILGGESPANIPVVGDVAGVFTFDYAQLHRYGLAEADLPAGSRIIGRPPDEVRIKRAAAFMFGGTLGLAVVMTFVLSTSVIILRRSRAAVMYERDRSADLIARTPAVICGVAPDGTTNFINPFGEQVTGWTTEQLVGRNWWDTFYPGDERAQIDRLFERMEGGDVGGYEMVLTTADGMRRTVVWTSMNRYGPRGDLVEIVGFGDDVTERRAARKALSESEARYRLLFESAHDAILIVRGGRIVDCNSSAQRLFGLDFEELVGRTPASLSVRRQPGGELSSVRAGELFDMAERGEACVFDWEHVRADGTSFEAEVSLAGYAVGDGKYVQAIVRDVTEARRMRDMMVQNEKMQALGGLAAGMAHELNNPLGAILQSAQNVERRLSDAVKGNLIAAERVGVGLPQVRAYLYERGIFRMLDGIRDAGNRAAGIVRGMLELGDVGAIRLEPCDLAECVSRSLELVATDESLARQVDFSMVRVERENGAGVECVPCVRADIEQVVLNLLRNAAQAVASVPEPVIGVCTRKEGNFAVIEVEDNGPGVPESERRRVFEPFYTTRSPGDGTGLGLSVSYFIVTRKHGGELRVEDAGPGARFVVRLPLVGGVCLE
- a CDS encoding tetratricopeptide repeat protein, yielding MHSDPIGTPFQRVKRNIARASNHLNKNDFLKAVDAARTAFALVPACTTVVGQQKIELRFMLEEFCDKFSNTPGILLILSRMKMRARPYLKFVNGNHEMIASRLEIFGTRLEDMEREKVERHELQRDARRKELLDKGQQCLDSGETPRGKAYLRRVAEEFGDEPGVVTDVGKRMLAAELFPEAAEILEESRSRFPGDSEAYQHCVHAYLGMGEFAKAEAVYKDALRQFGNHPITLLNLSKLYLAWRKRDEAYDYARRALEADPSLDEARAIMDRTA
- a CDS encoding DUF3108 domain-containing protein; amino-acid sequence: MALVAALWLVPCARAGDCGGVSERLEFYLHWGPLPVGSATLETSAVDGVCGGCRVTLQARSNALADMFAKVRDRVESESRDGFARSCRYARQVREGRVQSGFETWFDVEGTGSVRHDENGDVTRREDVGAVSDPLAVLYLLRRAVGGGGDVFGARVSDGLRDDDMAVVRMGRERIRTRGGWRDAELFAVRMAGLDGPFVPWGDGEWLIWASGDQLRLPLRIRVQAVVAGFAGHFTAELVRVERLGRAQPF
- a CDS encoding cyclic nucleotide-binding domain-containing protein, which encodes MQIDERGMERFVVSDPGGDVIERLGDIPFFEVFAASEARQKVLASGAWLRCPAGERVVREGEAGHDFFVVVEGRVRIAKGGRPLDELTRGAVFGEMGALMHEPRTADVETVEPSLLFRMHVTALSGLDLSVVFPLMVHFYRIAARRLARADSRLAMV
- a CDS encoding ferredoxin, whose translation is MAIRIDEEACMGCESCVELCPDVFEMDADGEKAVVKNPNSTDECVQEAIDSCPAEAISR
- a CDS encoding response regulator, whose amino-acid sequence is MHILLVEDECITRESARLSLEDRGYTVTAVENGKRAIEALCAHPCDLVLMDIKMPVMDGMEAARKIRSELTCGTAIPIIALTAYNSRDFDDYRAAGFTDWIEKPYNSNDLVRKIRELT
- the cbiM gene encoding cobalt transporter CbiM; translated protein: MHISEGVLSTPVLLGGVVLAAVGTAVGLRRVDYDRLMHVAILSAVFFVASLIHVPIGPSSAHLVLNGLLGAMLGWAAFPAILIGLTLQAVLFQYGGLTALGANTFNMAAPAVVCFYLFRPLMISEATVRRNVGAFLCGAFAVLASGLLTAVSLGLSGDALIPAAQTLFIAHLPVAAVEGCVVSFVVSFLARAKPEALGVRPAH
- a CDS encoding cytochrome c3 family protein, with amino-acid sequence MKRKISLILCAAALACVWLVPAGATSPKAPQEPITIEVPEGNTPTKPPVVFPHLRHEALDCTACHHKWDKTADIVKCKNSGCHDQFPDKKSDRSHYRAYHAQGKQSCLGCHKEMKKEKAATGPVVCKECHKE